The following proteins are encoded in a genomic region of Vibrio spartinae:
- a CDS encoding ABC transporter ATP-binding protein, whose translation MKEPMLQIRNLWKEYDDNIVLERLNLNVNEGEFISIVGASGCGKTTFLNLLLGTECVSRGEIRLDGQPLRQEPSVERGIVFQKYSVFPHLTVLENVLIGLEFGSTQLSGHWLGRMFGPQRQQAQQQARSMLAQVGLSHAEHQYPHQLSGGMRQRLSIAQSLVKQPRILLLDEPFGALDPGIRKDMHELVRKLWQEQHLTVFMITHDLSEGFHLGSRVWVFDHPRLDPQSPERYGAQVTFDIPLHKTAIQSAQTPHLLTEHVSTMVQPIPDAI comes from the coding sequence ATGAAAGAACCGATGCTGCAAATCCGTAATCTGTGGAAAGAATATGACGATAACATCGTCCTTGAACGGCTCAACCTCAACGTCAATGAAGGAGAATTTATCAGTATTGTCGGTGCCTCCGGCTGCGGTAAAACGACCTTTCTCAATCTGTTACTGGGCACTGAGTGTGTCAGCCGCGGAGAAATTCGGCTCGATGGTCAACCGCTCCGGCAAGAGCCCAGCGTCGAGCGAGGCATTGTTTTTCAGAAATACTCGGTCTTTCCTCATCTGACGGTACTGGAAAATGTCCTGATCGGGCTGGAATTTGGCAGCACTCAGTTAAGCGGCCATTGGTTGGGACGGATGTTTGGCCCCCAGCGACAACAGGCTCAGCAGCAGGCGCGCAGTATGCTGGCACAAGTCGGGCTGAGCCATGCTGAACATCAGTATCCCCACCAGCTTTCCGGGGGGATGCGTCAACGGCTGTCCATTGCTCAGTCACTGGTCAAACAGCCACGCATTCTGTTACTGGATGAACCATTCGGGGCACTGGATCCCGGCATTCGTAAAGACATGCATGAACTGGTACGGAAACTATGGCAGGAGCAACATCTGACGGTATTCATGATTACCCACGATTTGAGCGAAGGTTTCCACCTCGGCAGCCGGGTCTGGGTTTTCGACCACCCGCGCCTCGATCCGCAGTCACCGGAACGCTATGGCGCACAAGTCACCTTTGATATTCCTTTACATAAAACCGCGATCCAATCCGCCCAGACACCTCATCTGCTGACTGAACATGTCAGTACGATGGTCCAACCGATTCCTGATGCAATCTGA
- the atzF gene encoding allophanate hydrolase: MTILTITQLQAAYRCGERSVRPFLHQQLKLAQADSHHAWISTLTATQLDQYLDALSAYDIDDLPLYGVPFAIKDNIDLAGLATTAGCEAYRYHPEDSAFVVERLIAAGAIPLGKTNLDQFATGLVGTRSPWGATTNSFNPEYISGGSSAGSAVAVATGQVLFALGTDTAGSGRVPAAFNHIYGLKPTKGLLSCRGVVPACRSLDCVTFFTAHGEDLALLHQVAASYDRQDSYARPDVHPLHSAPKTTFQGLRIGVPQAEQLNFFGNQAYQLGFEQVIEKLTALGAELVPFDLSPFLAAARLLYQGPWVAERYAAIQPFFEQDASRCLPVIQTIIGQAEQLSAVETFQGFYQLRDYQVTCDALLDDVDVVLTPTAGTTYTIEAVNQDPVTLNSNLGYYTNFMNLLDYSAIAIPGGFTDAAMPFGFTLFGPAFSDRILMDLACEWQQRIRLPVGASGLYPPQSSHLDLLVCGAHMQGLPLNHQLTSVGATLKQRTQTAASYRLYALAGDPPQRPGLIRNETEGTMIDVEVWSVPIEAIGALLDQIPHPLGLGTVELADGLWVKGFICEPIGLSHATEISHFGGWRHYLDARSNQA, encoded by the coding sequence ATGACCATCCTCACCATCACACAATTACAGGCGGCGTACCGCTGCGGAGAACGCTCGGTACGTCCTTTTTTACACCAACAACTGAAGCTGGCTCAGGCTGACTCACATCATGCCTGGATCAGTACACTCACTGCAACACAACTCGATCAATACCTCGATGCGTTGTCAGCCTATGATATCGATGATCTCCCACTGTACGGTGTTCCTTTCGCCATCAAAGACAATATCGATCTGGCCGGTCTCGCGACCACTGCCGGGTGTGAAGCGTATCGCTACCATCCGGAAGACTCTGCTTTTGTGGTCGAACGCCTGATTGCTGCCGGTGCGATTCCGCTCGGGAAAACCAATCTCGATCAGTTTGCAACCGGACTGGTCGGAACCCGCAGTCCGTGGGGAGCAACCACCAACAGCTTCAATCCCGAATATATTTCCGGCGGCTCAAGTGCAGGCAGTGCTGTGGCTGTAGCCACCGGTCAGGTTCTGTTTGCGTTAGGTACAGATACCGCAGGTTCCGGTCGGGTACCGGCTGCTTTCAATCATATTTACGGGCTCAAACCCACCAAAGGGCTGCTCAGTTGTCGTGGCGTGGTGCCAGCCTGTCGCAGCCTCGACTGTGTTACTTTCTTTACCGCTCATGGTGAAGATCTGGCGCTGCTGCATCAAGTCGCAGCGAGCTATGATCGTCAGGACAGCTACGCCCGCCCGGATGTTCATCCTCTCCATTCAGCGCCGAAAACCACGTTTCAGGGGTTACGAATCGGTGTGCCGCAAGCGGAACAATTGAATTTTTTCGGCAATCAGGCTTATCAGCTCGGTTTCGAACAAGTCATCGAGAAGCTGACAGCGCTTGGTGCAGAACTGGTTCCCTTTGATCTATCTCCGTTTCTCGCTGCGGCCAGACTACTGTATCAGGGGCCGTGGGTTGCTGAGCGTTATGCGGCCATTCAACCGTTTTTCGAACAGGATGCCTCACGTTGTCTGCCGGTGATTCAAACCATCATCGGTCAGGCAGAACAGTTGTCAGCCGTTGAAACCTTCCAAGGGTTCTATCAACTGCGGGATTACCAAGTGACCTGTGATGCCCTGCTAGATGATGTGGATGTTGTGCTCACACCGACCGCAGGGACCACCTATACGATTGAAGCCGTCAATCAGGATCCGGTGACACTCAACAGCAATCTCGGTTACTACACCAACTTCATGAATCTGCTTGATTACAGTGCAATCGCAATCCCGGGTGGATTTACCGACGCAGCAATGCCGTTCGGCTTTACGCTGTTCGGCCCCGCATTCTCCGACAGAATCCTGATGGATCTGGCCTGTGAATGGCAACAACGCATTCGTTTACCCGTCGGGGCCAGTGGTCTCTATCCGCCTCAGAGTTCACACCTTGACCTGCTGGTCTGTGGGGCTCATATGCAGGGGTTGCCCCTCAACCACCAGCTCACCAGCGTTGGGGCGACCCTCAAACAACGCACTCAAACAGCGGCAAGCTACCGCTTGTATGCGCTGGCTGGCGATCCGCCGCAACGTCCCGGCCTCATCCGCAATGAAACCGAAGGCACCATGATTGACGTTGAAGTCTGGTCTGTGCCGATAGAAGCAATCGGTGCCCTGCTCGACCAGATTCCACATCCGCTCGGTTTAGGAACCGTTGAGCTGGCTGACGGACTCTGGGTCAAAGGATTCATCTGCGAACCCATCGGCCTCAGTCATGCAACAGAGATTAGCCACTTTGGCGGCTGGCGACATTATCTCGATGCACGCTCAAATCAAGCGTAA
- a CDS encoding urea amidolyase associated protein UAAP1 codes for MMPNEKRPNEPMLSDTEPTQPSAPEVIFTETIPGASHWSMKIPRGYTLTATDIEGGANLSVLFYNPENLLERYNAPDTLKCQHTFKLTAGHCLYSDMGRIFCRIVHDDTGWIDTVCGVANKAKVTQKWGERTYQTDRNQWKQNGYDALLVEVAKYGLGKRDLAANLNLFSQVRTDTAGHLIYEENHSRPGDSIALNFEMETLVILTTCPHPLNPASEYPFKPVQLTLTPSGETATLADPEHGKDENQRGLENNRRYHCISPQEAL; via the coding sequence ATGATGCCTAATGAAAAGAGACCGAATGAACCCATGCTGTCTGATACAGAACCGACTCAACCTTCAGCACCAGAGGTTATTTTTACCGAGACCATTCCCGGTGCATCGCACTGGTCGATGAAAATACCACGCGGCTATACGCTGACCGCGACCGATATCGAAGGTGGTGCGAATCTGAGTGTGCTGTTTTACAACCCGGAAAACCTGCTCGAACGCTATAATGCACCAGATACGCTCAAATGCCAGCACACCTTTAAACTCACTGCGGGTCACTGTCTTTACTCTGATATGGGGCGGATTTTTTGTCGCATCGTGCATGATGATACCGGTTGGATCGATACCGTCTGTGGGGTCGCCAATAAAGCCAAAGTGACTCAAAAATGGGGAGAGCGCACCTATCAAACTGACCGCAACCAATGGAAACAGAACGGCTATGATGCTCTGTTGGTTGAAGTCGCCAAATATGGTCTCGGCAAACGGGATCTGGCTGCCAATCTGAATCTGTTCAGTCAGGTGCGCACCGATACCGCCGGTCACCTCATCTATGAGGAAAATCACAGCCGACCCGGAGACTCGATAGCCCTAAATTTCGAGATGGAAACATTGGTCATCCTGACGACTTGCCCGCATCCGCTCAACCCGGCTTCAGAATATCCGTTTAAGCCGGTACAACTGACACTGACCCCATCCGGTGAAACCGCCACGCTGGCTGACCCCGAACACGGAAAAGATGAAAATCAACGCGGTCTTGAAAATAACCGCCGCTACCACTGCATATCCCCTCAGGAGGCACTCTGA
- the uca gene encoding urea carboxylase produces the protein MLNKVLIANRGAIACRIIRTLKQMNITSVAVYSEADAESLHVLQANEAYSLGEGAAAATYLDQQKIIALAKSCKADAIHPGYGFLSENPAFVTLCEQSGITFLGPTPEQMTTFGLKHAARAIASQADVPLLPGSDLISHLEDAQTQAEQIGYPVMLKSTAGGGGIGMQRCNHAAELAQSLDSVRRLSENNFSHSGIFLEKFIEQARHIEVQIFGDGQGQVIALGERDCSAQRRNQKVIEETPAPNLSETTRQALRQTAIRLAAAVNYRSAGTVEFVLDQQSEQFYFLEVNTRLQVEHGVTEEVFGIDLVEWMVQQGAGTLDLSAWQHDQQPDGHAIQVRLYAEDPNKNFQPSAGLISHVEWPQLPGVRIEHWIEAGVEVSPYFDPMLAKIIVHGANRAQALARMTQALSQISLYGPTHNQCYLQQLIQTPRFQDGQMLTRSLDHFVYQPHTVDILNGGTQTTIQDYPGRQGYWHVGVPPSGPMDSLSFRLANQLLHNDDHCAGLEIIVTGPTLRFNMKKQIVLTGATIQATLDDQPLPMGMVTQVNAGQTLRLGKITGPGARSYLAVAGGFQCPDYLGSKSTFTLGQFGGHTGRALRSGDVLQLDPSPSVSTPEKATVHPAALPVLSDSWQIHVMYGPHGAPDFFTDDDIQAFFAASWTVHFNSSRTGVRLVGPKPDWARPDGGEAGLHPSNIHDNAYAIGTIDFTGDMPVILGPDGPSLGGFVCPATVIKADLWKIGQLKAGDKVHFVPVTLTEAEDAERRQHAQIRQCQVEPYSLTPVPPDTPVVAKIPASANQQQVIYRQCGEDFLLVEYGPQILDIRLRFRVHALMLKLEQCQLSGVHELTPGIRSLQIHYDNLHLPRQQLLDTLIELEQQLGDIDQLTVPARIVHLPLSWDDEATRLAIRKYEEVVRKDAPWCPDNIEFIRRINGLKSVDDVKQIVFDASYLVMGLGDVYLGAPVATPLDPRHRLVTTKYNPARTWTPENAVGIGGSYLCVYGMEGPGGYQFVGRTLQMWNRYRTTPYFQQPWLLQFFDQIRFYPVSADELQTIRRQHPRGQYPLKIETTTFSLATYQTLIDNNADTIAQCKSRQQAAFEAERQRWADSGQANFVAEDVTLDTTSEHWVLDEGCEAVESHVTGNIWQIQVQPGQTVATGETIAVLEAMKMELEVASPISGTVETICHTAGSPIQAGQPILTIRTADSASLTTHSVSSSKEAN, from the coding sequence ATGTTGAATAAGGTATTGATTGCTAACCGCGGTGCGATTGCCTGCCGGATAATCAGAACGCTCAAGCAGATGAATATCACCAGTGTCGCGGTATACAGTGAAGCAGATGCTGAAAGTCTGCATGTCCTTCAGGCTAACGAAGCCTACTCTCTCGGAGAAGGCGCTGCGGCCGCGACTTATCTCGATCAGCAAAAAATCATTGCGCTGGCGAAATCCTGCAAAGCGGATGCCATTCATCCCGGTTACGGTTTTCTGAGTGAAAACCCGGCATTTGTCACCTTATGTGAACAGTCCGGTATCACTTTTCTCGGCCCGACACCGGAGCAAATGACGACCTTTGGTCTGAAACATGCCGCCCGGGCGATTGCCTCACAAGCGGATGTGCCGCTGCTGCCGGGCAGTGATCTCATCAGCCATCTCGAAGATGCCCAAACACAGGCCGAACAGATCGGCTATCCGGTGATGCTCAAAAGTACCGCCGGAGGCGGCGGGATCGGGATGCAGCGCTGTAATCATGCCGCAGAGCTGGCCCAGTCGCTAGACTCAGTCCGACGACTCAGCGAGAACAATTTCAGTCACAGCGGTATTTTTTTAGAAAAATTTATCGAACAGGCCCGCCATATTGAAGTTCAGATTTTCGGCGACGGACAAGGACAGGTGATCGCGCTCGGTGAACGGGACTGCTCGGCACAACGCCGCAACCAGAAAGTCATCGAAGAAACCCCGGCACCCAATCTGAGCGAGACCACACGTCAGGCGCTGCGCCAGACCGCGATTCGGCTGGCAGCCGCTGTCAACTACCGCAGTGCCGGAACCGTTGAATTCGTCCTTGATCAGCAAAGTGAACAGTTCTATTTTCTGGAAGTGAATACCCGTTTACAGGTCGAACATGGTGTCACAGAGGAAGTCTTCGGCATCGATCTGGTCGAATGGATGGTGCAGCAAGGCGCAGGCACCCTCGACTTATCAGCATGGCAGCACGACCAACAGCCTGACGGTCATGCGATTCAGGTGCGCCTTTATGCTGAAGACCCGAATAAAAACTTCCAACCCAGTGCCGGTTTAATCAGTCACGTCGAGTGGCCGCAACTGCCGGGTGTCCGTATCGAACACTGGATCGAAGCCGGTGTAGAAGTCTCCCCGTACTTTGATCCGATGCTGGCAAAAATCATCGTCCACGGTGCAAACCGTGCTCAGGCGCTGGCCCGAATGACACAAGCCCTCAGTCAGATCAGTCTGTATGGCCCGACCCATAATCAGTGTTATCTACAACAACTGATTCAGACGCCACGGTTCCAAGACGGTCAGATGCTGACCCGCAGTCTGGATCACTTCGTTTATCAACCGCATACCGTCGATATTCTCAATGGCGGCACCCAGACCACGATTCAGGACTACCCGGGGCGTCAGGGGTACTGGCATGTAGGGGTACCGCCATCGGGGCCGATGGATTCCCTCAGCTTTCGGCTGGCAAATCAGTTGCTGCACAATGATGACCATTGTGCCGGACTGGAAATTATTGTGACCGGTCCGACCCTGCGGTTCAACATGAAGAAACAGATTGTCCTGACCGGTGCGACAATTCAGGCCACGCTGGATGATCAACCGCTGCCAATGGGGATGGTCACTCAAGTGAATGCCGGACAAACCTTACGGCTCGGTAAGATTACCGGTCCCGGAGCCCGGAGTTATCTGGCCGTTGCCGGTGGTTTTCAGTGTCCGGATTACCTCGGCAGCAAATCAACATTTACCTTAGGTCAGTTCGGCGGTCATACCGGACGCGCCCTACGCAGCGGCGATGTGCTGCAACTCGATCCGTCGCCGTCCGTCAGCACACCGGAAAAAGCCACGGTACATCCGGCGGCACTGCCGGTACTGTCCGATAGCTGGCAGATTCATGTTATGTATGGCCCGCATGGTGCACCCGATTTTTTCACGGATGATGATATTCAGGCATTCTTTGCTGCCAGTTGGACGGTGCATTTCAACTCCAGCCGGACCGGTGTCCGTTTAGTCGGCCCGAAACCAGACTGGGCGCGCCCGGACGGCGGAGAAGCAGGGTTGCACCCGTCAAACATTCACGACAATGCTTATGCGATCGGCACCATCGATTTTACCGGTGATATGCCGGTCATTCTGGGACCAGACGGCCCCAGTCTAGGTGGATTCGTCTGCCCGGCCACCGTGATCAAAGCCGATTTATGGAAAATCGGTCAGCTCAAAGCGGGAGATAAGGTTCACTTTGTGCCGGTCACTCTGACCGAAGCAGAAGATGCCGAACGGCGACAACATGCTCAGATCCGCCAGTGTCAGGTTGAACCTTATTCATTGACACCCGTACCGCCAGACACCCCGGTTGTGGCTAAAATTCCGGCATCAGCCAATCAGCAGCAGGTCATCTACCGCCAGTGCGGTGAAGATTTCCTGCTGGTGGAATACGGGCCTCAGATATTGGATATCCGTCTGCGTTTTCGCGTGCACGCGCTCATGCTCAAGCTGGAACAGTGTCAACTCTCCGGTGTTCACGAGCTGACACCGGGAATTCGCTCCCTTCAGATTCACTATGACAACCTGCATCTGCCACGCCAACAACTGCTCGACACGCTGATCGAATTAGAGCAACAACTTGGTGACATTGATCAATTAACCGTCCCGGCGCGGATCGTTCACCTGCCTCTTTCTTGGGATGATGAAGCGACCCGGCTGGCGATTCGTAAATACGAAGAAGTCGTCAGGAAGGATGCACCGTGGTGTCCGGATAATATTGAATTTATTCGCCGGATTAACGGCCTTAAGTCCGTTGATGACGTCAAACAGATCGTCTTTGATGCCAGCTATCTGGTCATGGGACTGGGCGATGTTTATCTCGGTGCTCCGGTCGCAACACCGCTGGATCCGCGCCATCGACTGGTAACCACCAAATACAATCCGGCCCGCACCTGGACACCGGAAAACGCGGTCGGTATTGGTGGATCGTATCTGTGTGTGTATGGAATGGAAGGTCCGGGAGGTTACCAGTTTGTCGGACGAACCCTACAAATGTGGAACCGCTACCGAACCACCCCTTATTTCCAACAGCCTTGGCTGTTGCAATTTTTTGATCAGATTCGCTTTTATCCGGTCAGTGCTGATGAGTTACAAACCATTCGTCGCCAACATCCGCGCGGACAATATCCGTTAAAGATAGAAACAACTACCTTTTCACTAGCAACGTATCAAACGCTGATCGACAACAATGCCGATACGATAGCGCAGTGCAAATCCCGTCAGCAGGCGGCTTTCGAAGCCGAAAGACAGCGCTGGGCCGACAGCGGTCAGGCGAATTTTGTTGCGGAAGATGTCACGTTAGACACCACGTCTGAACACTGGGTACTCGATGAAGGCTGTGAAGCGGTGGAAAGTCACGTCACCGGTAATATCTGGCAAATACAGGTCCAACCCGGCCAAACCGTGGCAACAGGCGAGACGATTGCTGTCCTCGAAGCGATGAAAATGGAGCTGGAAGTCGCCTCACCGATCAGCGGTACGGTTGAAACCATTTGCCACACTGCGGGGTCACCGATTCAGGCAGGCCAGCCCATTTTAACCATTCGTACGGCTGATTCAGCCAGTTTAACGACTCATTCTGTTTCAAGCAGTAAGGAAGCGAACTGA
- a CDS encoding ABC transporter permease: MTRLINRKASPLLRLILGALPFIIVLIIYFVASDARLSVNPADKLLPSFSRFATAVERMAFTPSKRTGEYLMLNDTLASLQRLGIGVGLSAFIGLCFGVANGILPLFRSSLSPFVTTISLIPPMAILPILFIMLGLGELSKVTLIVIGICPIIIRDIQLKTQSLPEEQLIKAQTLGGNSWQIIVRVIVPQILPHLIDAVRLTLGSAWLFLIAAEAIVATEGLGYRIFLVRRYLSMDIILPYVVWITLLAFVMDWLLRQLSRRLSPWHHQTQGG, from the coding sequence ATGACTCGACTCATTAACCGGAAAGCATCACCATTACTGCGTCTGATATTAGGGGCTTTACCCTTTATAATCGTCCTTATCATCTACTTTGTCGCTTCAGATGCACGCCTGAGCGTCAATCCGGCAGATAAACTATTGCCCTCTTTCAGTCGTTTTGCCACCGCGGTTGAACGGATGGCATTCACACCGAGCAAACGGACCGGCGAGTATCTGATGCTCAACGATACGCTCGCCAGCCTGCAACGGCTTGGAATCGGTGTCGGATTGAGTGCGTTCATCGGTCTCTGTTTTGGGGTCGCCAATGGTATTCTCCCCTTATTCAGGTCTTCGTTATCACCTTTCGTGACGACGATTTCCCTGATTCCACCGATGGCGATCCTCCCTATCCTATTCATCATGCTCGGGCTGGGAGAGCTTTCCAAAGTAACCCTCATTGTGATTGGTATCTGCCCCATCATCATTCGTGATATTCAGTTAAAAACCCAGTCACTCCCAGAAGAACAACTGATCAAGGCACAGACACTGGGAGGAAATAGCTGGCAAATTATTGTCCGCGTGATTGTCCCGCAAATCCTGCCGCATCTGATCGATGCCGTCCGGCTGACACTCGGCAGTGCCTGGCTATTTCTGATTGCTGCCGAAGCGATTGTTGCCACCGAAGGGCTGGGATATCGGATTTTTCTGGTCCGGCGTTATCTGTCTATGGACATCATTCTGCCTTATGTCGTGTGGATTACTCTGCTGGCTTTTGTCATGGACTGGCTGCTCAGACAACTCTCCCGACGGCTCAGCCCTTGGCATCACCAGACTCAGGGAGGCTAA
- a CDS encoding urea amidolyase associated protein UAAP2 codes for MITESPRRAEDACRRDTVPAGDYYMKVVHQGQTVRILDLEGNQAADTLFYNANNPAERYSAIDTIREQGNVYLTAGSRILSDQGNLMLEIVADTCGRHDTLGGACATESNTVRYATDKKCMHACRDSWLLAVSEHEEFAMTKRDITHNINFFMNVPITESGGLTFEDGISAPGKYVELKAAMDVIVLISNCPQLNNPCNAYNPTPIDVLVWDA; via the coding sequence ATGATAACTGAAAGTCCACGACGCGCTGAAGATGCATGCCGCCGGGATACCGTTCCGGCCGGTGATTACTACATGAAAGTCGTCCATCAGGGACAGACGGTCCGCATCCTCGATCTGGAAGGCAATCAGGCTGCGGATACACTGTTTTACAATGCCAACAACCCCGCGGAGCGCTACAGCGCTATCGATACGATTCGCGAACAAGGCAATGTCTACCTGACAGCCGGAAGCCGGATTCTCTCCGATCAGGGCAATTTGATGCTGGAAATTGTCGCCGATACGTGTGGCCGCCACGATACATTGGGTGGTGCCTGTGCGACCGAGAGCAACACGGTGCGCTATGCCACAGACAAAAAATGTATGCATGCTTGCCGTGACAGTTGGTTGCTGGCGGTCAGCGAACATGAAGAATTCGCGATGACCAAACGCGATATTACCCACAATATCAATTTCTTTATGAATGTGCCGATCACCGAGTCCGGCGGTCTGACTTTTGAAGACGGTATCAGTGCGCCGGGTAAATATGTCGAACTGAAAGCAGCGATGGATGTCATTGTGCTAATTTCTAACTGTCCGCAATTGAACAATCCTTGTAATGCCTACAATCCAACCCCGATAGACGTATTGGTCTGGGACGCCTGA
- a CDS encoding putative urea ABC transporter substrate-binding protein: protein MKLFLKPYLTALVLSVTLVSSLTLSRSVSAEEKSQFTLAWSIYVGWMPWDYADSSGILKKWADKYGIQINVVQVNDYVESINQYTAGQFDATVMTNMDALTIPAASGVDSTALIVGDFSAGNDGIVLKGDHKTLADIKGQNINLVELSVSHYLMARALEVVGLSEQDVHVVNTSDADIVAAYQTQDVTSVVTWNPLLSEITAQPHTSLVFDSTKIPGEIIDLLVANTQTLRDNPKFAKALTGAWYEVMSVMKSPQADAAKTMMAKASGTNLAGYNTQLQATQMFFSPADAVQFTDSDSLMETMQKVAQFSFDHGLLGDGAPDASFIGIETPAGVFGNADNIKLRFNSTYMQMAAEHKL, encoded by the coding sequence ATGAAATTGTTCCTGAAACCGTATCTCACGGCCCTCGTTTTATCTGTCACACTCGTTTCTTCTCTTACCCTTTCTCGTTCGGTATCTGCCGAAGAAAAATCACAATTTACGTTAGCATGGTCGATTTATGTTGGCTGGATGCCATGGGATTACGCTGATTCATCCGGCATTCTGAAAAAGTGGGCCGATAAATATGGCATTCAAATCAATGTCGTTCAGGTCAATGACTATGTTGAATCGATCAATCAATACACCGCAGGACAGTTCGATGCAACCGTCATGACCAATATGGACGCCCTGACAATTCCGGCTGCCAGTGGCGTTGATTCGACCGCGTTAATCGTCGGTGACTTTTCCGCGGGCAATGATGGCATTGTCTTAAAAGGTGATCATAAAACACTGGCCGACATCAAAGGTCAGAATATCAATTTAGTCGAACTCAGCGTGTCGCACTATCTGATGGCCCGGGCACTCGAAGTCGTGGGTTTATCAGAACAAGATGTCCATGTCGTCAATACCTCTGATGCTGATATTGTCGCTGCCTATCAAACACAGGATGTCACATCGGTCGTAACTTGGAACCCGTTGCTGAGCGAGATTACTGCACAGCCCCACACATCACTGGTCTTTGACTCAACGAAAATCCCCGGTGAAATTATCGACCTGCTGGTCGCCAATACCCAAACCTTGCGAGACAACCCTAAGTTTGCCAAAGCCCTGACAGGTGCGTGGTATGAAGTGATGTCAGTGATGAAATCGCCGCAAGCCGATGCAGCCAAAACCATGATGGCTAAAGCATCCGGCACCAATCTGGCGGGTTATAACACCCAATTGCAAGCGACCCAAATGTTCTTCTCTCCTGCTGATGCGGTGCAATTTACCGACAGTGATTCATTGATGGAAACCATGCAGAAAGTCGCGCAGTTCTCTTTTGATCACGGTCTGCTGGGCGACGGCGCGCCGGATGCCTCCTTTATCGGCATCGAAACACCTGCCGGTGTGTTCGGTAATGCTGACAATATCAAGCTCCGCTTCAATTCGACCTACATGCAAATGGCTGCCGAACACAAGCTGTAA